From Streptomyces griseorubiginosus, one genomic window encodes:
- a CDS encoding glycosyl hydrolase family 95 catalytic domain-containing protein, translating to MTSPPERHPHPARRAVLGTALGGAAATALSGAPAAALPGAAPAGDPTSARAAAPRPWKLRDTMSTDDAWARFLRDQDLLWKRLPTLWYEGPFLGDGQLGSMVYQEPGANRIRFTVQHGRVQDHRPEFGSGWGTCRLPVGHLTLEPAGTITAVDWRLSLWNAELTGTVTTTAGTLTLAALIHDEVLAVRVTARGGERATWTFHPEEAISPRKISEAPPAGYTANPPWTTRTAPDGTEQVLQPLTGGGQTATAHRRTGDDLLLSVGHSHPSDTAAEADSLRNLRRAKSYSALRQRHTSWWHAFYRKSFVSFPDQRLQSFHWIQLYKVASASRAGGPVMATSGPWLEPTPWPAVWWNLNVQLEYWLINGFNHPELDSLATTLRQNQEQLTANVPAVYRADSSGVGRSSDMFANRSVGRPGTGAEVGDLTWALHNVWLSYRHSMDTSLLRDTIYPVLRRAINYYLHFLTPGSDGKLHLPSTLSPEYPVVPPQDTNYDLALIRWGCRTLLESAELLGVEDELAPRWQEVLTRLTPYPVDDNGFMIGADTPYAQSHRHYSHLLMVYPLYLVNWDQPENRDLITRSIVHWHALTGSHRGYSYTGAASMYAMTGEGDTAITYLRKFFDPTTRYPCRPNTHYTEAGPVIETPLSASQSLHDMFCQSWGGVIRVFPAVPTAWADLTLHNFRTEGAFLVSAVRKAGTTRFIRVRSLAGEPLKLQHGLTGRLTAVLDDGTPARTRDLGGGTLAIDLPRGREVLVHTGTRPDLTLAPVAVSEPGPAWGLP from the coding sequence ATGACCTCACCCCCGGAGAGACACCCGCACCCGGCCCGCAGGGCCGTGCTCGGCACCGCGCTGGGCGGAGCGGCCGCGACCGCGTTGTCCGGTGCGCCGGCCGCCGCGTTACCCGGCGCGGCCCCCGCCGGAGATCCGACGTCCGCCCGGGCCGCCGCCCCGCGCCCCTGGAAACTCCGCGACACCATGAGCACCGACGACGCCTGGGCCCGCTTCCTGCGCGACCAGGACCTGTTGTGGAAACGGCTGCCCACCCTCTGGTACGAGGGCCCCTTCCTCGGCGACGGCCAACTGGGCAGCATGGTCTACCAGGAGCCCGGCGCCAACCGGATCCGCTTCACCGTCCAGCACGGCCGGGTCCAGGACCACCGCCCCGAGTTCGGCAGCGGCTGGGGCACCTGCCGGCTCCCCGTCGGCCACCTCACCCTCGAACCGGCCGGCACCATCACCGCCGTCGACTGGCGCCTCAGCCTCTGGAACGCCGAACTCACCGGCACCGTCACCACCACCGCCGGCACCCTCACCCTCGCCGCCCTGATCCACGACGAGGTCCTCGCCGTCCGTGTCACGGCCCGCGGCGGAGAGCGGGCCACCTGGACCTTCCACCCCGAGGAGGCCATCAGCCCCCGGAAGATCAGCGAGGCCCCGCCCGCCGGCTACACCGCCAACCCGCCGTGGACCACCCGCACCGCCCCCGACGGCACCGAGCAGGTCCTCCAGCCCCTCACCGGCGGCGGACAGACCGCCACCGCCCACCGCCGCACCGGCGACGACCTGCTGCTCAGCGTCGGCCACAGCCACCCTTCCGACACGGCCGCCGAGGCCGACTCCCTGCGCAACCTCCGCCGTGCGAAGTCGTACAGCGCGCTCCGGCAGCGCCACACCAGCTGGTGGCACGCCTTCTACCGCAAGAGCTTCGTGTCGTTCCCCGACCAGCGGCTCCAGAGCTTCCACTGGATCCAGCTGTACAAGGTCGCCTCCGCCAGCCGCGCCGGCGGACCCGTCATGGCGACCTCGGGCCCCTGGCTGGAGCCCACGCCCTGGCCCGCGGTCTGGTGGAACCTCAACGTCCAGCTGGAGTACTGGCTCATCAACGGCTTCAACCACCCGGAGCTGGACTCCCTCGCCACCACACTGCGCCAGAACCAGGAACAGCTGACCGCCAACGTGCCCGCCGTCTACCGCGCCGACAGCTCGGGCGTGGGCCGCAGTTCCGACATGTTCGCCAACCGCAGCGTGGGCCGGCCCGGCACCGGCGCCGAAGTCGGCGACCTCACCTGGGCGTTGCACAACGTGTGGCTGTCCTACCGCCACTCCATGGACACGTCCCTGCTGCGTGACACGATCTACCCGGTGCTGCGCCGGGCGATCAACTACTACCTGCACTTCCTCACCCCGGGCAGCGACGGCAAGCTCCACCTGCCCAGCACCCTGTCGCCCGAATACCCGGTCGTACCGCCCCAGGACACCAACTACGACCTCGCCCTGATCCGCTGGGGCTGCCGGACCCTCCTCGAGTCCGCCGAACTCCTCGGCGTCGAGGACGAGTTGGCCCCGCGCTGGCAGGAGGTCCTCACCAGGCTCACGCCCTACCCGGTCGACGACAACGGCTTCATGATCGGTGCGGACACCCCCTACGCCCAGTCCCACCGGCACTACTCGCACCTGCTGATGGTCTACCCGCTCTACCTCGTCAACTGGGACCAGCCCGAGAACCGCGACCTCATCACCAGGTCGATCGTCCACTGGCACGCGCTCACCGGCTCCCACCGCGGCTACAGCTACACCGGCGCCGCCTCGATGTACGCCATGACGGGCGAAGGGGACACCGCGATCACCTATCTGCGGAAGTTCTTCGATCCCACCACCCGCTACCCTTGCCGCCCCAACACCCACTACACCGAGGCCGGTCCGGTCATCGAGACCCCGCTGTCCGCCTCGCAGTCCCTGCACGACATGTTCTGCCAGAGCTGGGGCGGGGTGATCCGGGTCTTCCCGGCGGTCCCGACCGCCTGGGCGGACCTCACCCTGCACAACTTCCGCACCGAGGGCGCCTTTCTGGTCAGCGCCGTCCGCAAGGCGGGAACCACCCGCTTCATCCGGGTCCGGAGCCTGGCCGGCGAACCCCT
- a CDS encoding haloacid dehalogenase type II, whose translation MAAIRDIDVVVLDVLGTLVDEPGGLRSAIREAVPASDEETVDDLLDLWLRHSEREQRRIAQGRRPYATSETLDAEAARKVADRADVTDPAAVTRLATAGQRLSPWADSVTGVEQLARRLPVFGLSNAGRTTLERLSAHVGLRRHQALSGETVRAYKPAPEVYRLAIDTAGCPPERVLMVAAHSWDLRGARAAGMRTAYVHRPADDPPTSRDHFDGHFDGMGELVTALTGG comes from the coding sequence ATGGCCGCGATCCGCGACATCGACGTCGTCGTCCTCGACGTCCTCGGCACCCTGGTCGACGAACCCGGCGGACTGCGCTCGGCGATCCGCGAGGCGGTCCCCGCGTCGGACGAGGAGACTGTCGACGACCTGCTCGACCTCTGGCTGCGGCACAGCGAGCGCGAGCAGCGACGCATCGCGCAGGGGCGGCGCCCGTACGCCACCTCGGAGACCCTCGACGCGGAGGCCGCCCGGAAGGTGGCCGACCGGGCCGACGTCACCGACCCGGCGGCCGTCACCAGGCTGGCCACGGCCGGGCAACGCCTGTCGCCCTGGGCCGACTCGGTCACGGGCGTCGAGCAACTGGCCCGACGGCTCCCGGTGTTCGGGCTCTCCAACGCGGGCCGCACCACCCTGGAGCGGCTCAGCGCCCATGTCGGACTCCGCCGGCACCAGGCCCTGTCCGGCGAAACGGTCCGCGCCTACAAGCCGGCACCGGAGGTCTACCGGCTCGCGATCGACACCGCCGGATGCCCGCCCGAGCGAGTCCTCATGGTCGCGGCCCATTCCTGGGACCTGCGGGGCGCCCGGGCGGCGGGGATGCGAACCGCCTACGTCCACCGGCCGGCCGACGACCCGCCGACGAGTCGCGACCACTTCGACGGGCACTTCGACGGCATGGGTGAACTGGTCACCGCGCTGACGGGCGGCTGA
- the gap gene encoding type I glyceraldehyde-3-phosphate dehydrogenase translates to MTRIAINGFGRIGRNVLRALLERDTTLEVVAVNDLTEPATLARLLAFDSTAGRLGRPVTVDGNTLVVDGRRITVLAEREPAQLPWADLGVDIVLEATGRFTSAKAARAHLDAGARKVLVSAPSDGADVTLAYGVNTDAYDADLHTIVSNASCTTNALAPLASVLDELAGIEHGFMTTVHAYTQEQNLQDGPHRDARRARAAGVNIVPTTTGAAKAIGLVLPNLDGKLSGDSIRVPVPVGSIVELNTTVARDVTREDVLAAYRTAAEGPLAGILEYSEDPLVSSDITGNPASSIFDSALTRVDGRHVKVVAWYDNEWGFSNRVIDTLQLLAQG, encoded by the coding sequence ATGACTCGCATCGCCATCAACGGATTCGGCCGTATCGGACGCAATGTGCTGCGCGCGCTCCTGGAACGCGACACCACCTTGGAGGTCGTCGCCGTCAACGACCTCACCGAACCCGCCACCCTCGCCAGGCTCCTCGCCTTCGACAGCACCGCCGGCCGGCTCGGCCGTCCGGTCACCGTCGACGGGAACACGCTGGTCGTCGACGGCCGCCGGATCACCGTCCTCGCCGAGCGCGAGCCGGCGCAGCTGCCGTGGGCCGACCTCGGCGTCGACATCGTGCTGGAGGCCACCGGCCGCTTCACCTCGGCCAAGGCCGCCCGCGCCCACCTCGACGCGGGCGCGAGGAAGGTCCTGGTCAGCGCGCCCTCGGACGGCGCCGACGTGACCCTCGCGTACGGCGTCAACACCGACGCCTACGACGCGGACCTGCACACGATCGTCTCCAACGCGTCCTGCACGACCAACGCGCTCGCCCCGCTGGCGTCGGTGCTCGACGAACTGGCCGGCATCGAGCACGGCTTCATGACGACGGTGCACGCCTACACCCAGGAGCAGAACCTCCAGGACGGACCGCACCGCGACGCCCGCCGCGCCCGTGCCGCCGGCGTCAACATCGTGCCGACCACCACGGGTGCCGCCAAGGCGATCGGCCTGGTGCTGCCCAACCTGGACGGCAAGCTGTCCGGCGACTCGATCCGCGTCCCGGTGCCGGTCGGCTCGATCGTCGAGCTCAACACCACCGTCGCCCGCGACGTGACCCGCGAGGACGTGCTCGCGGCCTACCGCACCGCCGCCGAGGGGCCCCTCGCGGGCATCCTCGAGTACTCGGAGGACCCGCTCGTCTCCTCCGACATCACGGGCAACCCCGCCTCGTCCATCTTCGACTCGGCCCTCACCCGGGTCGACGGCCGCCATGTGAAGGTGGTCGCCTGGTACGACAACGAGTGGGGCTTCTCCAACCGAGTGATCGACACGCTCCAGCTGCTCGCGCAGGGCTGA
- a CDS encoding GlxA family transcriptional regulator, whose protein sequence is MPASRLRRVAVLVLEGAKPLDVGIPAQVFTTRASMPYEVRLCGAAPGLVSGGDGLSYHVAHGLEALAWADLVFIPGYRFPDREDPPSAVVEALVAAHGRGARLAAISTGAFALAATGLLDRRRATTHWHYTRALAAKHPLVRVDENVLFVDEGSVLTSAGAASGIDLCLHILRGDLGVAASNHAARRLVAAPYRSGGQAQYVPRSVPEPLGERFAATREWALRRLDEPLTLDLLARQAAVSPRTFSRRFVEETGYTPMQWVMRARIDRARELLERSERGVEQIATDVGLGTGANLRSHFQRILGTTPSEYRRTFTRGE, encoded by the coding sequence GTGCCAGCCTCCCGCCTCCGTCGTGTCGCCGTGCTCGTCCTCGAAGGCGCGAAGCCCCTGGACGTCGGGATCCCCGCACAGGTGTTCACCACGCGCGCGAGCATGCCGTACGAGGTACGGCTGTGCGGCGCGGCCCCCGGGCTCGTGAGCGGCGGGGACGGGCTGTCGTACCACGTCGCCCACGGGCTGGAGGCGCTCGCGTGGGCGGATCTCGTCTTCATCCCGGGCTACCGGTTCCCGGACCGTGAGGACCCTCCGTCGGCCGTCGTCGAGGCCCTGGTCGCCGCCCACGGCCGGGGCGCACGGCTCGCCGCCATCTCGACCGGCGCCTTCGCCCTGGCCGCGACCGGCCTCCTCGACCGCCGGCGCGCCACGACCCACTGGCACTACACGCGAGCGCTCGCGGCGAAACACCCCCTCGTGCGGGTCGACGAGAACGTCCTGTTCGTCGACGAGGGCAGCGTCCTGACCTCGGCCGGCGCCGCCTCCGGCATCGACCTGTGCCTGCACATCCTGCGCGGCGACCTCGGCGTGGCCGCCTCCAACCACGCGGCCCGGCGCCTGGTCGCGGCTCCCTACCGCAGCGGCGGCCAGGCCCAGTACGTGCCGCGCAGCGTGCCCGAGCCGCTCGGCGAACGCTTCGCCGCCACCCGGGAGTGGGCCCTGCGCCGACTCGACGAACCCCTCACCCTCGACCTCCTGGCCCGCCAGGCCGCCGTCTCGCCCCGCACCTTCTCCCGGCGCTTCGTCGAGGAGACCGGGTACACGCCGATGCAGTGGGTCATGCGGGCCCGCATCGACCGGGCCCGCGAGCTCCTGGAGCGCTCGGAGCGCGGGGTCGAGCAGATCGCGACCGACGTCGGACTCGGGACCGGGGCGAACCTGCGGTCGCACTTCCAGCGGATCCTGGGCACCACGCCGAGCGAGTACCGGCGCACCTTCACCCGGGGCGAGTGA
- a CDS encoding OsmC family protein — MSENSERSVTVERTGTGHFVATNTRGGTISFGTGSDEFTPVELLLAALGGCTAVDVDLATSRHAEPSVFAVEVTGNKVNDDLGNRLTDLAVTFTVAFPDGEGADRARTILPRAVKTSHDRLCTVSRTVEIGTPVTARVEDA, encoded by the coding sequence ATGAGCGAAAACTCCGAGCGGTCCGTCACCGTCGAGCGCACCGGCACCGGCCATTTCGTCGCCACCAACACCCGGGGCGGCACGATCAGCTTCGGCACCGGATCCGACGAGTTCACCCCCGTCGAACTGCTGCTGGCCGCGCTCGGCGGCTGCACGGCCGTCGACGTCGACCTCGCCACCAGCCGCCACGCCGAACCGAGTGTCTTCGCCGTCGAGGTGACGGGCAACAAGGTCAACGACGACCTCGGCAACCGGCTGACCGACCTCGCGGTGACCTTCACCGTCGCCTTCCCGGACGGCGAGGGCGCCGACCGGGCCCGCACGATCCTGCCCCGCGCGGTCAAGACCTCCCACGACCGCCTGTGCACGGTCAGCCGCACGGTCGAGATCGGCACACCCGTCACCGCCAGGGTCGAGGACGCCTGA
- a CDS encoding aminoglycoside phosphotransferase family protein, giving the protein MRETGQFIADAYALGAGTWTLTPVARGALGQIWKLSGNGTSWAVKELLFQEGEPDAGAEAALRDAAEPLGISAPRLMPDRTGAHVVRLPEGSWVKLYDWVDGTGADPSDPEILSWCGRTLALLHQAGQGTGGTPGGWYEECPRDADWAALLDKVGRAGLSWAEELGRFVATTAAELGHHVSPSAPGDVVTSHLDLRPQNVLVGPSGPVLLDWDNAGPVSAERELARALYVWSGGNDVDAGAARRLVRAYRDAGGRAVVKGVDAFSMLFATDLNYVHVQAACAVDPTVTPEQRDFGSREAVAKLRSLPDLGSVTRLTEAVAGEW; this is encoded by the coding sequence ATGCGCGAGACGGGTCAGTTCATCGCGGACGCGTATGCGCTCGGCGCGGGGACATGGACGCTGACACCCGTCGCCCGCGGCGCCCTCGGGCAGATCTGGAAGCTGTCCGGGAACGGCACCTCGTGGGCCGTGAAGGAACTGCTCTTCCAGGAGGGCGAGCCGGACGCCGGTGCCGAGGCCGCCCTGCGCGACGCGGCGGAACCGCTGGGCATCTCCGCTCCCCGCCTCATGCCCGACCGCACCGGCGCCCATGTCGTACGGCTGCCCGAGGGCTCCTGGGTGAAGCTGTACGACTGGGTCGACGGCACCGGGGCCGACCCGTCGGACCCGGAGATCCTGAGCTGGTGCGGCCGTACGCTCGCCCTTCTGCACCAGGCGGGCCAGGGCACGGGCGGGACGCCGGGTGGTTGGTACGAGGAGTGCCCCCGGGACGCCGACTGGGCCGCACTGCTGGACAAGGTCGGCCGTGCGGGCCTGTCCTGGGCCGAGGAGCTGGGGAGGTTCGTCGCCACGACCGCGGCGGAACTGGGACACCATGTGTCGCCGTCGGCCCCCGGCGACGTGGTGACCTCCCACCTCGACCTGCGCCCGCAGAACGTCCTGGTCGGACCGAGCGGACCGGTCCTCCTCGACTGGGACAACGCCGGGCCCGTCTCGGCGGAGCGTGAGCTCGCCCGGGCCCTGTACGTGTGGTCGGGCGGCAACGATGTCGACGCCGGGGCCGCCCGGCGGCTGGTGCGCGCCTACCGGGACGCCGGGGGCCGCGCGGTGGTCAAGGGCGTGGACGCCTTCTCCATGCTGTTCGCGACGGACCTCAACTACGTCCACGTGCAGGCCGCGTGCGCGGTCGATCCGACGGTGACCCCCGAACAGCGCGATTTCGGGAGCCGGGAGGCGGTGGCGAAGCTGCGGAGCCTGCCCGACCTGGGATCCGTGACCCGCCTGACGGAGGCCGTGGCGGGCGAGTGGTGA
- a CDS encoding cytochrome P450: MDVHDTAATGAARCPMYDGSFAADPQKVYDYLRAHGPAGPVELAPGVDATLVVGHETALRVLQNPTLFARDGRRWTALNDGRVPLDSPVLPMMAYRPNCLFTDGAQHLRLRKAVTESLDRLNVTRIRRDVEPIAAYLIDQFSERGRADLINDYAKLLPMLLINKLFGCPAAIGDRVTSAMADMFDGKDALKASDELTACFMELITLKRREPGDDITSWLVQHSAGLTDEELKDQLVMLIGAGVEPTRNLIANALLLLLGPEGEDGPSMQIEDALDHVLLNNPPIANYATHFPVQDVDLGGVVVQANSPLVISFAGANSDPVLTASGQAHSRGAHLAWGAGPHACPAKSPAQVIAVTAIEQILNALPDLVLSVPAQELQWRPGPFHRALAALPVQFAPTPATRMASAYGVPTAPRPSVVQQPAPAARIPAPAAQKPAKKGFWSSFLEIFRV, translated from the coding sequence ATGGACGTTCACGACACGGCCGCCACCGGCGCGGCCAGATGCCCCATGTACGACGGCTCCTTCGCCGCCGACCCGCAGAAGGTCTACGACTACCTCCGGGCGCACGGCCCCGCGGGCCCGGTCGAGCTCGCCCCCGGCGTCGACGCCACCCTGGTCGTCGGACACGAGACGGCCCTGCGGGTGCTCCAGAACCCCACCCTCTTCGCGCGCGACGGCCGCCGCTGGACCGCCCTCAACGACGGCCGGGTCCCGCTCGACAGCCCGGTCCTGCCGATGATGGCCTACCGCCCCAACTGCCTGTTCACCGACGGCGCCCAGCACCTCAGGCTCCGCAAGGCGGTCACCGAGAGCCTCGACCGGCTCAACGTCACCCGCATCCGCCGCGACGTCGAGCCGATCGCCGCCTACCTCATCGACCAGTTCAGCGAGCGGGGCCGGGCGGACCTGATCAACGACTACGCCAAGCTGCTGCCGATGCTGCTGATCAACAAGCTCTTCGGCTGCCCCGCCGCCATCGGCGACCGGGTCACCAGCGCGATGGCCGACATGTTCGACGGCAAGGACGCGCTGAAGGCCAGCGACGAACTGACCGCCTGCTTCATGGAGCTCATCACCCTCAAGCGCCGCGAGCCCGGTGACGACATCACCTCCTGGCTCGTCCAGCACTCGGCCGGTCTCACCGACGAGGAGCTCAAGGACCAGCTGGTGATGCTGATCGGCGCCGGCGTGGAACCGACCCGCAACCTCATCGCCAACGCCCTGCTCCTGCTCCTCGGGCCGGAGGGCGAGGACGGGCCGAGCATGCAGATCGAGGACGCCCTCGACCACGTCCTGCTCAACAACCCGCCGATCGCCAACTACGCGACGCACTTCCCGGTGCAGGACGTCGACCTCGGCGGAGTGGTGGTTCAGGCGAACTCCCCGCTGGTCATCAGCTTCGCCGGAGCCAACAGCGACCCCGTGCTCACCGCGTCGGGCCAGGCCCACAGCCGCGGTGCCCACCTCGCCTGGGGCGCGGGACCGCACGCCTGCCCGGCCAAGAGCCCGGCCCAGGTCATCGCGGTCACCGCCATCGAGCAGATCCTCAACGCGCTGCCCGACCTCGTCCTGAGCGTCCCGGCCCAGGAGCTCCAGTGGCGTCCCGGCCCCTTCCACCGGGCTCTGGCCGCCCTGCCCGTCCAGTTCGCCCCCACCCCGGCGACCCGGATGGCCTCGGCGTACGGCGTGCCCACCGCGCCCCGTCCCTCGGTGGTCCAGCAGCCCGCGCCCGCGGCCCGCATCCCGGCCCCCGCGGCGCAGAAGCCGGCCAAGAAGGGATTCTGGAGCAGCTTCCTCGAGATCTTCCGTGTGTGA
- a CDS encoding GTP-binding protein, with product MDSKPSTSADPGANGSIYVSADVTTAAKILVVGHFAVGKTTFIGSLSEITPLRTEEKMTQASMHVDDLRGAPDKATTTVALDFGRLTLSDELVLYLFGTPGQQRFMQLWEDMARGALGALLLVDPSRLEETFPVIDLIDEYGLEYAIAVNTFSQTSHFEEEEIREALDLLPDTPVIYCDARDQRSSARALIALVRHLLDRAA from the coding sequence ATGGACTCGAAACCCTCAACATCGGCTGACCCCGGGGCGAACGGCTCCATCTACGTCTCCGCCGATGTGACCACCGCCGCGAAGATCCTGGTGGTCGGACACTTCGCCGTGGGCAAGACGACCTTCATCGGGTCGCTGTCGGAGATCACTCCGCTGCGCACCGAGGAGAAGATGACCCAGGCGTCCATGCACGTCGACGACCTGCGCGGGGCCCCGGACAAGGCGACCACCACCGTGGCGCTGGACTTCGGCCGGCTGACCCTGAGCGACGAGCTGGTGCTGTACCTGTTCGGCACCCCCGGACAGCAGCGCTTCATGCAGCTGTGGGAGGACATGGCCCGCGGCGCGCTCGGCGCCCTGCTCCTGGTCGACCCCTCACGGCTGGAGGAGACGTTCCCGGTCATCGACCTGATCGACGAGTACGGCCTCGAGTACGCGATCGCGGTCAACACCTTCTCGCAGACCAGCCACTTCGAGGAGGAGGAGATCCGGGAGGCCCTCGACCTGCTCCCGGACACCCCGGTCATCTACTGCGACGCACGCGACCAGCGGTCCTCCGCCCGGGCCCTGATCGCTCTCGTACGCCACCTGCTCGACCGCGCCGCCTGA
- a CDS encoding DUF742 domain-containing protein, whose translation MTWPGEDAPVTSDFVRSYVITGGRRLPSDDDLALHTLVCIAPERTLPLGAGPEVRAIWELCSGGYLSVAEVAGHLGLPVGVARLLLSDLFEQGHLLRRAEPAPAQHVPRAILEKVLHGLETLNIG comes from the coding sequence ATGACCTGGCCAGGCGAGGACGCTCCGGTAACCAGCGACTTCGTCCGCTCCTACGTCATCACCGGCGGCCGTCGTCTCCCCTCCGACGACGACCTGGCCCTGCACACGCTGGTGTGCATCGCACCCGAGCGGACCCTGCCGCTGGGCGCGGGCCCCGAGGTGCGGGCGATCTGGGAGCTCTGTTCGGGCGGCTACCTGTCGGTCGCCGAGGTCGCCGGGCACCTGGGACTGCCCGTCGGCGTGGCCCGACTCCTGCTGTCCGATTTATTCGAGCAGGGGCACCTCCTGCGCCGCGCTGAACCGGCCCCCGCCCAGCACGTTCCCCGAGCGATACTCGAGAAGGTTCTGCATGGACTCGAAACCCTCAACATCGGCTGA
- a CDS encoding roadblock/LC7 domain-containing protein — protein sequence MNPDLSWVLNDVLEVRGARHAILVSADGLLMQRSDGIVRDDAERNAAAMSSLQSLCRSVAPFVGGGKGLWKQTLIEFDGGWIFLIAGGSGSYLAVSTALDVDMEAMSIRMQKTVGALTKAMSAVPRQNTGVDA from the coding sequence GTGAATCCCGACCTGTCGTGGGTGTTGAACGACGTGCTCGAGGTGCGTGGGGCCCGTCACGCCATCCTCGTCTCGGCGGACGGCCTGCTGATGCAGCGGTCCGACGGCATCGTCCGTGACGACGCAGAGCGCAACGCCGCCGCGATGAGCTCCCTGCAGTCCCTGTGCCGCAGCGTCGCCCCGTTCGTCGGTGGCGGCAAGGGCCTGTGGAAGCAGACCCTGATCGAGTTCGACGGCGGCTGGATCTTCCTCATCGCCGGGGGCAGCGGCTCCTACCTCGCCGTCTCCACCGCCCTGGACGTCGACATGGAGGCCATGTCCATCCGGATGCAGAAGACGGTGGGCGCGCTGACCAAGGCGATGAGCGCCGTTCCGCGCCAGAACACCGGCGTCGACGCATGA
- a CDS encoding ATP-binding protein, with translation MTSLFEDPLLWVLLVVLIAAVFAVMRARRTNIQLRANNNKLHGDMASVRGQLAELQTTYSSVSARHAADLEEVRKDAESATKATLKSAVGTLATLAEEQLSLLDGLQQKYGDDHAVLADLMLVDHTGSQFSRRTKGISVLCGGWLGRRDRDASVYDVARSAQGRIRDFERVNVHSQASVAITSRAVEPVAMVLAELLDNATKYSAPGTPVEINIQAVPTGICLIVDDAGLGMDQETKARAASLLTAGGAVDITSLGDPPKFGFALSGKLAAHYGFHVSVDAVSPYGGVRAVIRVPENLLTADVPAPAPVVLDQFEDEPAAAKPSPVASLVVGQTAGGLPKRRRRRNGAVSVVATPSAEVPDLDAAGEETASRLKAFARGTLLGRDSDNTEGPQNQ, from the coding sequence ATGACGTCATTGTTCGAAGATCCACTCCTGTGGGTCCTGCTCGTGGTACTCATCGCTGCGGTTTTCGCAGTGATGCGCGCACGGAGAACCAACATCCAGCTCCGCGCGAACAACAACAAACTGCACGGCGACATGGCGAGCGTACGAGGCCAGCTCGCCGAGCTCCAGACGACCTACTCGTCGGTGAGCGCACGGCACGCCGCGGATCTGGAAGAGGTGCGCAAGGACGCCGAGTCCGCGACCAAGGCGACCCTGAAGTCGGCCGTCGGCACCCTGGCCACCCTCGCCGAGGAGCAGCTGTCCCTGCTCGACGGCCTCCAGCAGAAGTACGGCGACGACCACGCGGTCCTCGCCGACCTGATGCTGGTCGACCACACGGGCAGCCAGTTCAGCCGCCGTACCAAGGGCATCTCGGTGCTCTGCGGCGGCTGGCTCGGACGGCGCGACCGGGACGCCTCGGTCTACGACGTGGCCCGCAGCGCCCAGGGACGCATCCGTGACTTCGAGCGGGTCAACGTCCACTCCCAGGCCAGCGTCGCCATCACCAGCCGCGCCGTCGAACCCGTCGCCATGGTCCTGGCCGAACTGCTGGACAACGCCACCAAGTACAGCGCCCCCGGCACCCCCGTCGAGATCAACATCCAGGCCGTCCCCACCGGGATCTGCCTGATCGTCGACGACGCCGGTCTCGGCATGGACCAGGAGACCAAGGCCCGTGCCGCGTCCCTGCTGACGGCGGGCGGGGCCGTGGACATCACGAGCCTCGGCGACCCGCCCAAGTTCGGCTTCGCCCTGTCCGGCAAGCTCGCCGCCCACTACGGCTTCCACGTCTCCGTCGACGCGGTCTCGCCGTACGGCGGTGTACGGGCCGTGATCCGGGTGCCCGAGAACCTTCTGACGGCGGACGTGCCCGCACCCGCACCCGTCGTGCTCGACCAGTTCGAGGACGAGCCGGCGGCGGCCAAGCCGTCCCCGGTGGCCTCCCTCGTCGTCGGACAGACGGCCGGCGGCCTCCCCAAACGCCGTCGGCGCCGCAACGGCGCCGTCTCCGTGGTGGCCACGCCCAGCGCGGAGGTGCCCGACCTGGACGCGGCCGGTGAGGAGACCGCCTCGCGGCTCAAGGCATTCGCTCGCGGAACCCTGCTCGGGCGGGACTCAGACAACACGGAAGGACCTCAGAACCAGTGA